The sequence below is a genomic window from Immundisolibacter sp..
CGATCATCCCCGCTGGTCGCAGGCGCGCGAGCGACGTCTGGGGGAGGGGCTGTTCACGGCGCGCCGGCCTACCTTGCCGTTCAATGGCTATGCTGAGGAAGTCGCCAGTCTGTACTCGGACATGGACCTGAGTCGGGATTATTGACCGGTGCTGCGTAGCGTAACCACAATCAGAATGTGGCTGGCTGCCCTGTGGCTGTTGGTGCTGACTCCAGCGCTTCTGTTGTTATTGCGCGCGCTGCAGAATCAACTCGGCGCCAATCCGGTGGAGGAGCTGACGCTTGAACTCGGCCAGTGGGCGCTGCGCTTGTTACTGCTGACGCTTGCCGCCACGCCGGTGCGGCGCCTGACTGGCTGGAACGGGTTGCTGCGCCATCGGCGCCTGCTTGGGCTGTCCGCGGCCGCCTATGCCTTGATGCATTTGCTGGTCTACGCAGTGCTCGACCAGGGACTGGCGCTGTCGCTGATCGTGCAGGATGTGTTCAAGCGGCCGTTCATTACCGCCGGCATGGCAGCGGCCCTGCTGCTGCTGCCGCTTGCGGCAACCTCGTTCGATGCCGCTGTGCGCCGACTGGGCGCCCGTCGCTGGCAGGCACTGCATCGGCTGGTATATGCCGCCACCGGGCTCGCCCTGTTGCATTTTTGGTGGAAGGTCAAGGTCGACACGGCCGAACCGGCCATCTACCTGGCGGTGTTTGGGCTACTATTGGCCGCCCGCTTACTGCCGGCCCGGCGCCGCACGCCGCAGCGCCCTGTGGCCCGTCGCCAGCCCGCCTAAAACTAAGGCCACCGTGGATTCTCTTCGTACGCTGCGCGATTTTTTGCGTTGGGGTAGCAGTCGGTTTGGCGCCGCCGGTTTGTTT
It includes:
- a CDS encoding ferric reductase-like transmembrane domain-containing protein; protein product: MWLAALWLLVLTPALLLLLRALQNQLGANPVEELTLELGQWALRLLLLTLAATPVRRLTGWNGLLRHRRLLGLSAAAYALMHLLVYAVLDQGLALSLIVQDVFKRPFITAGMAAALLLLPLAATSFDAAVRRLGARRWQALHRLVYAATGLALLHFWWKVKVDTAEPAIYLAVFGLLLAARLLPARRRTPQRPVARRQPA